The proteins below are encoded in one region of Bacillus vallismortis:
- a CDS encoding ImmA/IrrE family metallo-endopeptidase: MYHLSLLEERIQTIYTGIGITEPGSRDLELIADRLKIIVHYKNRSSVAVKLLGMACIILDSRLSKKKQWEDFSHELCHHINHVGVQYKLPPLFRELQENQANAFMYHFAVPSFMLKNIKLPATKRESISLISDLFQVTYPFAEKRLDMYFRKLFSFKYQSFMIQKNKEREKILYANN; encoded by the coding sequence TTGTATCATTTATCACTTCTAGAGGAAAGAATACAAACAATTTACACCGGCATCGGTATTACAGAGCCTGGTTCACGGGACTTGGAACTAATTGCAGATAGGTTAAAAATAATAGTCCATTACAAAAATCGTTCATCTGTAGCAGTAAAACTGCTGGGAATGGCTTGCATTATTCTTGATTCACGATTATCCAAAAAAAAGCAATGGGAAGATTTTTCCCATGAACTGTGCCATCACATAAATCATGTGGGTGTTCAATACAAATTACCCCCACTTTTTAGAGAATTACAGGAGAATCAAGCAAATGCATTTATGTATCACTTTGCTGTACCTAGCTTTATGCTGAAAAACATTAAATTACCGGCAACCAAGCGGGAATCTATAAGTCTCATATCTGATCTTTTTCAGGTTACTTATCCTTTTGCGGAAAAAAGATTGGATATGTACTTCCGTAAGTTATTCAGCTTTAAGTACCAATCATTTATGATTCAAAAGAATAAAGAAAGGGAGAAAATTTTATATGCCAACAATTGA